In Acinetobacter sp. WCHAc010034, a genomic segment contains:
- the mraY gene encoding phospho-N-acetylmuramoyl-pentapeptide-transferase encodes MLLWLFEQLAGYHSSFQVVRYLTLRSLLSVLTALTIGLVLGPVMIRRLQALKYGQAVSSFAPEGHAKKMGTPTMGGVLILLSIGISTLLWADLSNPYVWIVLAVMVIFGAVGWADDWIKIRYKDNAGLPAKKKFFWTSVGSLGAGIALYVIAAQQANPVHTADMLDVLIPFFKEISIPLSVIPLGIGFIIFTYLVINGASNAVNLTDGLDGLAIMPIVLVAAGLGVFAYLAGDVRFADYLHIPYVKYASELVVICAAMIGAGLAFLWYNAHPAQVFMGDVGALSLGAMLGTIAVMVRQEIVFAIMGGVFVVEAVSVFLQIGSLRMRNKRVFLMAPLHHHYEKKGWRETQVVIRFWIITIMLVVLGLMTLKLR; translated from the coding sequence ATGCTGTTATGGTTATTTGAACAGCTTGCGGGCTATCACAGCTCATTCCAAGTTGTGCGCTATTTGACGCTGCGTTCGCTGCTGAGCGTATTGACCGCACTGACCATCGGCCTGGTGCTGGGGCCGGTGATGATCCGCAGGCTGCAGGCCTTGAAGTACGGCCAGGCCGTAAGCTCATTTGCGCCTGAGGGGCATGCCAAGAAAATGGGCACGCCCACCATGGGCGGCGTGCTGATTCTGCTGTCCATCGGCATTTCCACCCTGCTTTGGGCTGATTTGTCCAATCCCTATGTGTGGATTGTGCTGGCGGTGATGGTGATCTTCGGCGCGGTCGGCTGGGCCGACGACTGGATCAAGATCCGCTATAAAGACAATGCCGGCCTGCCGGCGAAGAAGAAATTCTTCTGGACCTCGGTCGGCTCTCTGGGCGCCGGCATCGCGCTGTACGTGATTGCCGCCCAGCAGGCCAACCCGGTGCATACCGCAGACATGCTGGATGTGCTGATTCCGTTCTTTAAGGAAATCAGCATTCCCCTGTCGGTGATTCCGCTTGGCATCGGCTTTATTATTTTCACTTATCTGGTGATCAACGGCGCATCCAATGCGGTGAATTTAACCGACGGCCTGGACGGCTTGGCGATTATGCCGATTGTGCTGGTGGCTGCCGGCTTGGGCGTATTCGCCTATCTGGCCGGCGATGTGCGTTTTGCCGACTACCTGCATATTCCCTATGTGAAATACGCCTCGGAACTGGTGGTGATCTGCGCGGCCATGATCGGCGCCGGCCTGGCGTTCCTGTGGTACAACGCGCATCCGGCGCAGGTGTTCATGGGCGATGTCGGCGCGCTGTCTTTAGGCGCGATGCTCGGCACCATTGCCGTGATGGTGCGTCAGGAAATCGTTTTTGCCATTATGGGCGGGGTGTTTGTGGTGGAGGCGGTGTCTGTGTTCCTGCAGATCGGCTCACTGCGCATGCGCAACAAGCGGGTATTCCTGATGGCGCCGCTGCATCACCATTATGAGAAAAAAGGCTGGCGCGAAACCCAGGTGGTGATCCGCTTCTGGATTATCACAATTATGCTGGTAGTTTTAGGTCTGATGACCTTAAAATTGCGCTAA
- a CDS encoding UDP-N-acetylmuramoyl-tripeptide--D-alanyl-D-alanine ligase: MHTSTTSTAVLEPWTAEQLVQATQGHWHNAKAPQGAVKRILTDSRHAESGDAFLALKGERFDAHDFIAQVAASGCEIAIVSHPVDADICQLVVADTRLALGHLGAYRRAQHPQLKVIALTGSSGKTTVKEMLGSILSRIAPALITRGNLNNDLGVPMMLLELRREHQYAVMELGASHVGEIDYTSNLVQPDVAGILNVGTAHLGEFGGREGICRAKSEIYAHVAKTGVSIVPAADDFADAIRSAVQTEQLLSFGPGGDVYAADIQLQPQSAVFTLHTPAGARRISLPFAGGHNVQNAAAAAAFALAIGIGLDDIAAGLENAAGAKGRLNFIQYQQHLFIDDTYNANPASMRAAAEVLAQQDGIRVMVIGDIGELGASAAQQHYMLGRDLVSVKGINFVVAVGGFAPAVQEGARSTQYGKKLQAFLTQEQALPLLISLAETHQPQSMSFLFKGSRFTHMETLMADLMEKI, from the coding sequence ATGCATACTTCTACAACCAGTACGGCAGTTTTAGAGCCGTGGACCGCAGAGCAGCTGGTGCAGGCCACGCAAGGGCATTGGCATAATGCAAAAGCGCCTCAGGGCGCAGTCAAGCGCATTTTGACCGATTCGCGCCATGCCGAATCCGGCGATGCATTTCTGGCGCTGAAGGGCGAGCGCTTTGATGCGCATGACTTTATTGCCCAGGTGGCTGCTAGCGGCTGTGAAATAGCAATTGTCAGCCATCCTGTCGATGCCGATATTTGCCAGCTGGTGGTTGCGGATACCCGCCTGGCGCTGGGCCATCTCGGCGCTTACCGGCGCGCGCAGCATCCGCAGCTGAAAGTCATCGCCCTGACCGGCAGCAGCGGTAAAACCACGGTGAAGGAAATGCTCGGCAGCATTCTGTCGCGCATTGCGCCGGCGCTGATTACCCGCGGCAACCTGAACAATGACCTAGGCGTGCCGATGATGCTGCTGGAGCTGCGCCGTGAGCATCAGTATGCCGTGATGGAGCTGGGTGCCAGCCATGTCGGTGAAATTGACTACACCTCAAATCTGGTGCAGCCGGATGTGGCCGGCATCCTGAATGTCGGAACGGCGCATTTAGGCGAGTTCGGCGGCCGTGAAGGGATTTGCCGCGCCAAATCAGAAATTTATGCGCATGTCGCCAAAACCGGCGTATCAATTGTGCCGGCTGCGGATGACTTTGCGGATGCGATCCGCAGCGCGGTGCAGACGGAACAGCTGCTGAGCTTTGGTCCCGGCGGCGATGTGTACGCCGCGGATATTCAGCTGCAGCCGCAGTCTGCGGTGTTTACGCTGCATACTCCGGCCGGCGCGCGCCGGATCAGTTTGCCCTTTGCCGGCGGACACAATGTGCAGAACGCCGCCGCTGCGGCCGCTTTTGCGCTGGCCATCGGCATTGGCCTGGATGATATTGCTGCTGGCCTGGAGAACGCCGCAGGCGCCAAAGGCCGGCTGAATTTCATCCAGTATCAGCAGCATTTATTCATTGATGACACCTATAACGCCAATCCGGCGTCAATGCGCGCCGCCGCCGAGGTGCTGGCGCAGCAGGACGGCATCCGGGTGATGGTGATCGGCGATATCGGCGAGCTGGGCGCCAGCGCAGCGCAGCAGCATTATATGCTGGGCCGCGATCTGGTCTCGGTCAAAGGCATCAATTTTGTGGTTGCTGTGGGCGGATTTGCGCCTGCTGTGCAGGAAGGCGCGCGCAGCACCCAGTACGGAAAGAAACTGCAGGCGTTCCTGACTCAGGAACAGGCCCTGCCGCTTTTAATCAGTCTCGCTGAGACGCATCAGCCTCAGTCCATGAGTTTCCTGTTCAAAGGTTCTCGCTTTACCCATATGGAAACCTTGATGGCTGACTTGATGGAGAAAATTTAA
- a CDS encoding UDP-N-acetylmuramoyl-L-alanyl-D-glutamate--2,6-diaminopimelate ligase, which yields MPITFQQLCSAEQPAEWMLQPFSGFSLDSRKVAAGQIFIALTSLSQPEKTAQFAQAALDKGALAVISETDLGLENCFAVADVRQLMGQWQKQYLQAAQPVHPARIIAVTGTNGKTTISRLIAELLTQQGKKCAVMGTTGNGILPNLEASTHTTLDALQMQNALHSYAQQGAEFASIEASSHGLEQGRLNGCAVEIAAYSNLSRDHLDYHKTLEAYAQAKSRLFQFPSLKAAIINLDDAYAPVMLQAAQSNPAQPEILTYSAAAQDADYQVRDIQYSLSGVQFKLATAQGEFAVRSPLLGHFNVENIVAAFIAAEQAGFALPDLIAAAPQLQGAPGRMQVIRDADRLFIVDYAHTPDALIQVLQTLRRHAAHDLWAVFGCGGDRDRGKRPLMTQAALAHADIALITSDNPRTEDPAQIFADMKAGISFAQHQAHEIHDRREAIKFAVAQAKSGDIVVIAGKGHENYQEIDGVRHWFDDAVEVQSAIDAQHHSTDSAYPAH from the coding sequence ATGCCAATTACATTTCAACAGCTCTGCAGCGCTGAACAGCCGGCTGAATGGATGCTGCAGCCGTTCAGCGGCTTCAGCCTGGACAGCCGGAAAGTAGCGGCGGGGCAGATTTTCATTGCGCTGACATCGCTTTCCCAGCCGGAAAAAACCGCGCAGTTTGCGCAGGCCGCCTTGGATAAAGGCGCGCTGGCGGTGATTTCTGAAACGGATCTGGGCCTGGAAAACTGCTTTGCAGTGGCGGATGTGCGCCAGCTGATGGGGCAGTGGCAGAAGCAGTACCTGCAGGCCGCGCAGCCGGTGCATCCGGCGCGGATTATTGCGGTGACCGGCACCAACGGCAAAACCACCATTTCGCGCCTAATTGCAGAATTATTGACGCAGCAGGGCAAAAAGTGCGCGGTGATGGGCACTACAGGCAACGGCATTCTACCGAATCTGGAAGCCTCTACGCATACCACGCTGGATGCGCTGCAGATGCAGAATGCGCTGCACAGCTATGCGCAGCAGGGCGCAGAATTCGCTTCAATTGAAGCCAGCTCGCACGGGCTGGAGCAGGGCCGGCTGAATGGCTGCGCGGTTGAAATCGCCGCCTACAGCAATTTAAGCCGCGACCATCTGGACTATCATAAAACCCTGGAAGCCTATGCGCAGGCCAAGTCGCGCCTGTTCCAGTTTCCGTCACTGAAAGCGGCCATTATCAATCTGGATGACGCCTATGCGCCGGTGATGCTGCAGGCTGCGCAAAGCAATCCGGCGCAGCCGGAAATTCTGACCTATTCGGCCGCTGCGCAGGACGCCGATTATCAGGTGCGCGATATTCAATACAGCCTGAGCGGCGTGCAGTTTAAGCTGGCGACGGCGCAAGGCGAATTTGCTGTGCGCAGTCCGCTGCTGGGCCATTTCAATGTGGAAAATATTGTGGCGGCCTTCATCGCTGCCGAGCAGGCCGGATTTGCGCTGCCGGACTTAATCGCCGCTGCGCCGCAGCTGCAGGGCGCGCCGGGGCGCATGCAGGTGATCCGCGATGCGGACCGGCTGTTTATTGTCGATTATGCGCATACGCCGGATGCTTTAATTCAGGTGCTGCAGACACTGCGGCGCCATGCCGCGCATGATTTATGGGCGGTATTCGGCTGCGGCGGCGACCGAGACCGCGGCAAGCGCCCGCTGATGACGCAGGCCGCTTTGGCGCATGCCGATATCGCCTTAATTACTTCGGACAATCCGCGCACTGAAGATCCTGCGCAGATTTTTGCCGACATGAAGGCCGGCATCAGCTTTGCGCAGCATCAGGCGCATGAGATTCATGACCGCCGTGAAGCGATTAAATTCGCCGTGGCGCAGGCTAAAAGCGGCGACATTGTGGTGATTGCCGGAAAAGGCCATGAAAATTATCAGGAAATTGACGGCGTGCGCCACTGGTTTGATGATGCGGTGGAAGTGCAGTCGGCGATTGACGCGCAGCATCACAGTACAGATTCAGCATATCCAGCGCATTAA
- the ftsI gene encoding penicillin-binding protein PBP3, with product MVDKRIKQAVRKKQSVTGKHVINVEMWRFYLMWGVVLLCFLALVGRAFYVQVINKDFLQNKANANILRTEKIRAMRGVIYDRHGVPLAISTPVMKVVMDPRDYFDNKKLYEDIMAQLEKEPNSRKLKRQLPDKNMNLDELADAVGMDRAELRKKVYERPRSRYLVLKKEVPPQQAELIAKRDFQGVYTEKNYKRYYPQPQPNSQIIGLTNSEGSGIEGLEMQLNQRLAGTDGEQQIVRDKKGNRVKDPEVVKEVEPGENVTLSIDSRLQYIMYRELTAAGVANNARSATAIAVDVKTGEILAMTSWPSYNPNDKNSLGNKDAMRNRGAVDSFEPGSTMKPLTVAMALESGKYMPNTVVNTSPGSMRVGNHTIRDTHNYGALTLGGIIQKSSNVGVAKIALSLPYSTLPTFYQRLGFGQRSAVKFPGESAGLILPKSKWNVSEVATMAYGYGLNATVLQMADAYAMIANKGVKMPLSLYKLEAPAKGEQMISPAIADQVLLMMESATMPGGTATRANISGYRVAGKTGTAHKLRPDRKGYSTTEYRALFAGVAPVSDPRIAMVVVVENPKGTYFGGTVSAPVFARVMQESLRLMNVPLDKPLDTPKSSK from the coding sequence ATGGTGGATAAGAGAATTAAGCAGGCAGTGCGGAAAAAGCAGTCAGTGACAGGCAAGCATGTCATCAATGTTGAAATGTGGCGTTTTTACCTGATGTGGGGCGTGGTGCTGCTGTGTTTTCTCGCCCTGGTCGGGCGCGCTTTTTATGTGCAGGTCATCAATAAGGACTTTCTGCAGAATAAAGCCAATGCCAATATTTTAAGAACGGAAAAAATCCGGGCGATGCGCGGCGTGATTTATGACCGCCACGGCGTGCCTTTGGCCATCAGCACGCCGGTGATGAAAGTAGTGATGGACCCGCGCGATTATTTTGACAATAAGAAGCTGTATGAAGACATCATGGCGCAGCTGGAAAAAGAGCCGAACAGCCGCAAGCTGAAGCGCCAGCTGCCCGACAAAAATATGAACCTGGATGAGCTGGCGGATGCCGTAGGCATGGACCGGGCGGAACTGCGCAAGAAAGTCTATGAGCGCCCGCGCTCGCGCTATCTGGTGCTGAAGAAAGAAGTGCCGCCGCAGCAGGCCGAGCTGATCGCGAAGCGCGATTTTCAGGGGGTTTATACCGAAAAGAACTATAAGCGTTACTATCCGCAGCCGCAGCCCAACTCGCAGATCATCGGCCTGACCAACAGTGAAGGAAGCGGGATTGAAGGGCTGGAAATGCAGCTGAATCAGCGCCTTGCAGGCACTGACGGCGAGCAGCAGATTGTCCGCGACAAAAAAGGCAACCGCGTTAAAGACCCGGAAGTGGTGAAGGAAGTGGAGCCGGGCGAAAACGTGACGCTGAGCATTGACTCACGCCTGCAGTACATTATGTACCGCGAATTGACCGCCGCCGGCGTAGCCAATAATGCCCGTTCCGCCACCGCGATTGCAGTGGATGTGAAAACCGGCGAGATTCTGGCCATGACCAGCTGGCCATCGTATAACCCGAATGACAAAAACAGCCTGGGCAATAAAGACGCCATGCGCAACCGCGGGGCGGTGGACTCCTTTGAGCCGGGTTCAACCATGAAGCCGCTGACTGTGGCGATGGCGCTGGAAAGCGGCAAGTATATGCCGAACACCGTGGTGAATACTTCGCCGGGCTCAATGCGGGTAGGCAACCACACTATCCGCGATACGCATAATTACGGCGCATTGACCCTCGGCGGGATCATTCAGAAATCCTCCAACGTCGGCGTGGCGAAAATCGCGCTGTCCCTGCCTTATTCAACCCTGCCGACTTTCTATCAGCGTTTAGGCTTTGGCCAGCGCTCAGCGGTGAAATTCCCCGGCGAAAGCGCGGGCCTGATCCTGCCGAAAAGCAAGTGGAATGTGTCTGAAGTCGCCACCATGGCCTACGGCTACGGCCTGAACGCGACGGTGCTGCAGATGGCGGACGCCTATGCCATGATCGCCAACAAGGGCGTCAAAATGCCGCTCAGCCTGTACAAGCTGGAAGCGCCGGCGAAAGGCGAGCAGATGATCAGCCCGGCGATTGCCGATCAGGTGCTGCTGATGATGGAATCGGCCACCATGCCGGGCGGCACGGCCACCCGCGCCAATATTTCAGGCTACCGCGTTGCCGGCAAAACCGGCACGGCGCATAAGCTGCGCCCGGACCGCAAAGGCTATTCAACTACAGAATACCGCGCCCTGTTTGCCGGCGTTGCTCCAGTCAGCGATCCGCGCATCGCCATGGTGGTGGTGGTTGAAAACCCGAAAGGCACTTATTTCGGCGGCACAGTTTCCGCGCCGGTCTTTGCGCGCGTCATGCAGGAGTCCCTGCGCCTGATGAACGTGCCTTTAGACAAACCTTTAGATACTCCTAAATCCAGCAAATAG
- a CDS encoding cell division protein FtsL: MKTEAIEKTADNLKLKKTVAYAILLALVFSSAVVVVFQVFEYRQDYRKLSTYLRERDDLNAEWGRLLIEQQTFGATAQIGTRAVTQLRMYSPPVAQTVVISLPQTSEEKK; this comes from the coding sequence ATGAAAACTGAAGCGATAGAAAAAACAGCTGACAATCTGAAACTGAAAAAAACCGTGGCCTATGCCATTCTGCTGGCATTGGTGTTCAGCAGCGCTGTGGTGGTGGTTTTTCAGGTCTTTGAATACCGTCAGGATTACCGCAAGCTCAGCACTTACCTGCGTGAACGTGATGACCTGAATGCGGAATGGGGGCGCCTGCTGATTGAGCAGCAGACTTTCGGCGCAACCGCGCAAATCGGCACGCGGGCGGTGACCCAGCTTCGGATGTACTCTCCGCCAGTGGCGCAAACGGTTGTTATATCTTTACCGCAGACTTCAGAAGAGAAAAAATAA
- the rsmH gene encoding 16S rRNA (cytosine(1402)-N(4))-methyltransferase RsmH, translating into MSHISVLLHETVDALLAGRNTGIYVDGTFGRGGHTRLLLSKLDASARVYAFDKDPQALETAAALAQEDPRFSIIHASFADLKQELQARGIESVDGVMADLGVSSPQLDQAERGFSFMNDGPLDMRMDNSQGQTAAEWLLKIEEEALANYIYQYGEERYSRRIAKAIKNAGYIETTGKLAEIVKVAHPKWEKNKHAATRTFQAIRIAINKELEDIEIFLPQAVDVLKPEGTLAVISFHSLEDRLIKQFIQKESTLAEDTGWGLPQKREDTRRLKKIARIRASDAEVKANPRSRSAWLRVAERLA; encoded by the coding sequence ATGTCGCATATTTCTGTATTACTTCACGAAACCGTTGATGCCCTGCTTGCCGGGCGCAATACAGGAATTTATGTGGACGGCACGTTTGGACGCGGCGGGCATACCCGCTTATTGCTGTCCAAGCTGGATGCCTCGGCGCGGGTGTACGCTTTCGACAAAGACCCGCAGGCTTTGGAAACCGCTGCTGCCTTGGCGCAGGAAGATCCGCGCTTCAGCATCATCCATGCCAGCTTTGCCGACCTGAAGCAGGAACTGCAGGCGCGGGGCATAGAGTCGGTGGATGGCGTCATGGCGGATTTAGGGGTTTCATCGCCGCAGCTGGATCAGGCGGAGCGCGGCTTCAGCTTTATGAATGACGGCCCGCTGGACATGCGCATGGACAATTCCCAAGGCCAGACCGCGGCGGAATGGCTGCTGAAAATTGAAGAAGAAGCGCTGGCGAATTACATCTATCAATACGGTGAAGAGCGCTACAGCCGCCGCATTGCCAAAGCCATTAAAAATGCCGGCTATATTGAAACCACCGGCAAGCTGGCGGAAATTGTCAAAGTGGCGCATCCCAAGTGGGAAAAAAATAAACACGCCGCCACGCGGACTTTTCAGGCCATCCGTATTGCCATTAATAAAGAATTAGAAGATATTGAAATTTTCCTGCCTCAAGCCGTGGATGTGCTGAAGCCGGAAGGGACTTTGGCGGTGATCAGCTTCCATTCCCTGGAAGACCGGCTGATTAAGCAGTTTATTCAAAAAGAATCGACCTTGGCGGAAGATACCGGCTGGGGCTTGCCTCAAAAGCGGGAAGATACCCGCCGCTTGAAAAAAATCGCGCGCATCCGCGCCAGCGATGCGGAAGTTAAAGCCAATCCGCGTTCACGCAGCGCTTGGCTTCGCGTGGCAGAACGTTTAGCTTAA
- a CDS encoding sulfate ABC transporter substrate-binding protein, which produces MKTQLKIFFSAAVLSASFAFSAAAQAADREFLNVSYDATREFYDEFNQSFGAYWESRTGKTVNFKQSHGGSGKQARSVVDGLKGDVVTLALANDIDEIVKSGQIQPGWQKEFPYNSAPYTSTIVFMVRKGNPKKIKDWSDLTKPGVQIITPNPKTGGLPRWVYLSAWGYALQQPGGNDAKAKDFVGKMYRNVKVMDSAARASMTTFAERGIGDVLLTWENEALVTQKTLGKGKFDIVYPSVSILTEPSVAIVDKTVEKNGNKWLAEGYINYLYSPLGQEMAAKHFYRPRNEKVLAKYKAQFPPLKTFTIDEVFGGWAKAQQTHFVNGGVFDQIYNTKR; this is translated from the coding sequence ATGAAAACCCAATTGAAAATTTTTTTCAGCGCCGCGGTGCTGTCGGCCAGCTTCGCATTCAGCGCGGCTGCGCAGGCGGCTGACCGTGAATTCCTGAATGTCTCCTATGATGCAACCCGTGAATTTTACGATGAATTCAACCAGTCCTTCGGCGCCTACTGGGAATCCCGCACCGGTAAAACTGTAAACTTCAAGCAGTCGCACGGCGGTTCAGGCAAGCAGGCCCGTTCTGTGGTTGACGGCTTAAAAGGCGATGTGGTGACTTTGGCTTTGGCCAACGATATTGATGAAATTGTCAAATCCGGGCAGATCCAGCCGGGCTGGCAGAAAGAGTTTCCTTACAACTCCGCGCCTTATACCTCGACCATTGTCTTTATGGTGCGCAAGGGCAACCCTAAAAAGATTAAGGACTGGTCAGACCTGACCAAGCCGGGCGTGCAGATCATTACCCCAAACCCGAAAACCGGCGGCCTGCCGCGCTGGGTCTACCTGTCGGCATGGGGCTATGCGCTGCAGCAGCCGGGCGGCAATGACGCCAAGGCCAAAGACTTTGTTGGCAAAATGTACCGCAACGTCAAGGTGATGGACTCGGCAGCCCGCGCGTCGATGACCACCTTTGCCGAGCGCGGCATAGGCGACGTGCTGCTGACCTGGGAAAATGAAGCGCTGGTGACGCAGAAAACCCTGGGCAAGGGCAAATTTGACATCGTTTACCCGTCCGTTTCTATTTTGACTGAGCCTTCTGTAGCGATTGTTGATAAGACCGTAGAAAAAAATGGCAACAAATGGCTGGCTGAAGGCTATATCAATTACCTGTACTCGCCATTGGGGCAGGAAATGGCCGCCAAGCATTTCTACCGTCCGCGCAATGAAAAAGTGCTGGCCAAATACAAGGCGCAGTTCCCGCCATTGAAAACCTTCACCATTGATGAAGTGTTCGGCGGCTGGGCCAAAGCGCAGCAGACGCATTTTGTGAATGGCGGCGTATTTGATCAGATCTATAATACAAAACGCTGA
- a CDS encoding sulfate ABC transporter substrate-binding protein — MKKTIAAGALALLSAAAAEAAAAREFLNVSYDPTREFYQEYNQEFGAYWKKRTGQEVSFKQSHGGSGKQARAVASGLQADVVTLALANDIDEIVRSGQIDRNWQKEFPHNSAPYTSTIVFLVRKGNPKQIKDWNDLSRPGVEIITPNPKTGGAPRWIYLSAWGYALKQPGGSDAKARELVKKLYQNVKVLDSGARGSLTTFAERGIGDVLLSWENEALLASQGLGKDKFDVVYPSISILAEPSVAIVDKTADKNGSRNLAKGYLNYLYSPKGQELAAKHYFRPRDSRAAAKYAAQFPKVQTFTVDKVFGGWAKAQNAHFANGAIFDQIYSGKN; from the coding sequence ATGAAAAAAACCATCGCTGCCGGCGCGCTGGCGCTGTTAAGCGCAGCTGCGGCTGAAGCGGCCGCCGCCAGGGAGTTTCTAAATGTGTCCTATGATCCGACCCGCGAGTTTTATCAGGAGTATAATCAAGAGTTCGGCGCCTACTGGAAAAAGCGCACCGGGCAGGAGGTCAGCTTCAAGCAGTCGCACGGCGGTTCAGGCAAGCAGGCGCGGGCGGTCGCAAGCGGGCTGCAGGCCGATGTGGTGACGCTGGCGCTGGCCAATGATATTGATGAAATTGTCCGCAGCGGGCAGATTGACCGGAACTGGCAGAAGGAATTTCCGCATAATTCCGCGCCCTATACCTCAACCATCGTATTTCTGGTGCGCAAGGGCAATCCCAAGCAGATTAAGGACTGGAATGACTTAAGCCGGCCGGGCGTGGAAATCATTACTCCAAACCCGAAAACCGGCGGCGCGCCGCGCTGGATTTACCTGTCGGCATGGGGCTACGCCTTGAAGCAGCCGGGCGGCAGTGACGCCAAGGCCAGGGAGCTGGTGAAAAAGCTTTATCAGAATGTGAAAGTGCTGGATTCGGGCGCGCGCGGCTCATTGACTACTTTTGCCGAGCGCGGCATAGGCGATGTGCTGCTGTCCTGGGAAAATGAAGCGCTGCTGGCGTCGCAGGGCTTAGGCAAAGATAAGTTTGATGTGGTGTATCCGTCAATTTCCATTCTGGCCGAGCCGTCCGTGGCGATTGTCGATAAAACCGCCGATAAAAACGGCAGCCGCAATTTGGCCAAAGGCTACCTCAACTATCTATATTCGCCGAAAGGCCAGGAGCTGGCGGCCAAGCATTATTTCCGCCCGCGCGACAGCAGGGCTGCAGCCAAATATGCGGCGCAGTTCCCGAAAGTGCAGACCTTTACGGTTGATAAAGTCTTTGGCGGCTGGGCCAAGGCGCAAAATGCGCATTTTGCGAATGGCGCCATTTTCGACCAGATCTACAGCGGGAAAAATTAA
- the gltX gene encoding glutamate--tRNA ligase, whose product MTVRTRIAPSPTGFPHVGTAYIALFNLCFAKQHGGEFILRIEDTDQLRSTPESEKMILDSLRWLGLNWSEGPDIGGPHAPYRQSERMGIYRQYALELVEKGHAFYCFATAEELDQMRAEQQARGESPRYDGRGLNLAQDEVERRLAAGEAHVIRMKVPAEGVCKFNDMLRGEVEIPWAQVDMQILLKTDGLPTYHLANVVDDHLMQITHVIRGEEWIPSAPKHQLLYQYFGWEMPALCHMPLLRNPDKSKLSKRKNPTSINYYKDIGVLPEALLNYLGRMGWSMPDESEKFTLAEMVQHFDIQRVSLGGPIFDVEKLNWLNGQWIKGLTPAELLNTLLAWKSDRQTLEDIAAAIQPRINLLSEAVNWAGFYFNQFPTLSKEQFESKKLSEEQVRQSLQFAIWRLESLFTWNNDTVSQTLMDLANQMEIKLRDFMPAFFIAIAGSTSSTPVMQSMVTLGPDLTFARLRHALEIAGGPSKKEAKVWEKLNESLKLPKNDAVDSI is encoded by the coding sequence ATGACAGTCCGTACTCGCATCGCGCCATCTCCTACTGGCTTTCCCCATGTAGGCACAGCTTACATCGCTTTATTTAACTTATGCTTCGCCAAGCAGCATGGCGGCGAGTTCATCCTCCGCATTGAAGATACCGACCAGCTGCGCTCTACGCCGGAATCCGAAAAAATGATTCTGGACTCATTGCGCTGGCTGGGCCTGAACTGGTCTGAAGGCCCGGATATAGGCGGCCCGCACGCGCCTTACCGCCAGTCGGAGCGCATGGGTATTTACAGGCAGTATGCGCTGGAACTTGTGGAAAAAGGCCATGCCTTCTACTGCTTCGCTACGGCGGAAGAGCTTGATCAGATGCGCGCAGAACAGCAGGCGCGCGGCGAGTCGCCGCGCTATGACGGCCGCGGCTTGAACTTGGCGCAGGACGAAGTCGAGCGCCGCCTGGCTGCCGGCGAAGCGCATGTCATCCGCATGAAAGTGCCGGCTGAAGGCGTTTGCAAATTCAATGACATGCTGCGCGGCGAAGTGGAAATTCCATGGGCGCAGGTCGACATGCAGATTCTGCTGAAAACTGACGGCCTGCCGACCTACCACCTCGCCAACGTGGTGGATGACCATTTGATGCAGATCACCCACGTCATCCGCGGCGAAGAGTGGATTCCTTCCGCGCCGAAGCACCAGCTGCTGTACCAGTACTTCGGCTGGGAAATGCCTGCGCTGTGCCACATGCCGCTGCTGCGCAACCCGGACAAATCCAAGCTGTCCAAGCGCAAAAACCCGACTTCAATCAATTATTACAAAGACATCGGCGTGCTGCCGGAAGCCCTGCTGAACTATCTGGGCCGCATGGGCTGGTCAATGCCGGACGAAAGCGAAAAATTCACCTTGGCGGAAATGGTGCAGCACTTTGACATTCAGCGCGTGTCGCTGGGCGGCCCGATCTTTGACGTGGAAAAGCTCAACTGGCTGAACGGCCAGTGGATCAAGGGCCTGACGCCTGCTGAACTGCTGAATACCTTGCTGGCCTGGAAGTCTGACCGCCAGACCCTGGAAGACATCGCCGCAGCCATCCAGCCGCGCATCAACCTGCTGTCGGAAGCGGTGAACTGGGCCGGCTTCTACTTCAACCAGTTCCCTACGCTGTCGAAAGAGCAGTTCGAAAGCAAGAAGCTCAGCGAAGAACAGGTGCGCCAAAGCCTGCAGTTCGCCATCTGGCGCCTGGAAAGCCTGTTCACATGGAACAATGACACCGTCAGCCAAACCCTGATGGACTTGGCGAATCAGATGGAAATCAAGCTGCGCGACTTCATGCCGGCGTTCTTTATCGCCATTGCCGGCTCAACCTCATCTACGCCGGTGATGCAGTCCATGGTTACCCTTGGCCCGGATCTGACCTTCGCGCGCCTGCGCCACGCCCTTGAAATTGCCGGCGGGCCGAGCAAAAAAGAAGCGAAAGTCTGGGAAAAGCTCAATGAAAGCCTGAAATTGCCGAAAAATGATGCAGTTGACAGCATTTAA